A single region of the Salvia miltiorrhiza cultivar Shanhuang (shh) chromosome 8, IMPLAD_Smil_shh, whole genome shotgun sequence genome encodes:
- the LOC130996780 gene encoding glycine-rich RNA-binding protein RZ1C-like yields MGSRKGKEVLVAAKGSTSSSKGGKKKWKGPKGKHDNEASGSGKAKADGPTGGVKKPTEKGKCFKCGKVGHWKKDCPVLKAKGQGLQANKGTGK; encoded by the exons atgggctcgCGTaaagggaaagaggtccttgttgctgccaagggatctacttcttcgtcgaaaggcgggaaaaagaagtggaaaggtccaaagggcaagcatgacaatgaagctagtgggagcggtaaagccaaagcagatgGCCCTACTGGCGGTGTGAAGAAGCCGACCGAAAAggggaagtgcttcaagtgtggcaaggttgggcattggaagaaagattgtccagtgctcaaggcaaagggacaag ggcttcaagccaacaagggaactggc